The Pedobacter mucosus genome window below encodes:
- a CDS encoding biotin--[acetyl-CoA-carboxylase] ligase, with amino-acid sequence MQNNTFSTLFVGQNFIKLKEVDSTNNYLKNLVSKSEPLAEGTVIMADNQIAGRGQQDSIWETQPGKNISASVLLKPSFLPLNKQFYLNIAISLAINDALSYFIPSGMKIKWPNDIYYGNKKMGGILIENTLTGYAIKTAVVGIGLNVNQAIFADNLKQKATSVIQILQKETDLKDIMALIFSYMEKYYLILKSGKYVSLQNEYLKRLYNYGVKALYNYNGEIFEGTITGVEDGGKLVVETNEGKKSFNFKEIEFIHTN; translated from the coding sequence TTGCAAAATAACACTTTTTCGACACTATTTGTTGGTCAAAATTTTATCAAATTAAAAGAAGTAGATTCTACAAATAATTATTTAAAGAATTTAGTGTCAAAATCCGAGCCATTAGCAGAAGGTACTGTTATTATGGCAGACAATCAAATTGCGGGAAGGGGCCAACAAGACAGTATTTGGGAGACTCAGCCTGGCAAAAACATCAGCGCAAGTGTTTTATTAAAGCCATCCTTTTTACCATTAAATAAACAATTTTATTTAAATATTGCAATCAGTCTTGCTATAAATGATGCTTTAAGTTATTTTATTCCTAGCGGGATGAAGATAAAGTGGCCAAACGATATATACTATGGCAATAAAAAAATGGGTGGCATACTGATAGAAAATACACTGACAGGTTATGCAATTAAAACAGCTGTAGTGGGTATTGGCTTAAACGTTAATCAAGCGATTTTTGCTGATAATTTAAAACAAAAAGCAACTTCGGTCATTCAAATTTTACAAAAAGAAACTGATTTGAAAGATATTATGGCATTAATATTCTCATATATGGAAAAATACTACCTAATTTTAAAATCAGGTAAATATGTTTCTTTACAAAATGAATATTTAAAACGACTTTATAATTACGGTGTTAAAGCGCTGTACAATTATAATGGAGAGATTTTTGAAGGAACTATTACTGGAGTTGAAGATGGAGGTAAATTAGTTGTAGAAACTAATGAGGGTAAGAAATCATTTAACTTCAAAGAAATTGAGTTTATACACACAAATTAA